One stretch of Francisella sp. LA112445 DNA includes these proteins:
- the cas4 gene encoding CRISPR-associated protein Cas4: MDIFDTDLSIPINIIREWCFCPRVVYYRELLNIKTHKPLWVAQGEDFHKKVEHLEKRRSFKRYGLDSATRHFNVSLKSSKYHIHGVVDWILETDEFIYIVEYKTNPNPNSLGHKLQIVAYALLAQESYQKTCRVAFLTSSKKSYEIQITDYLIQKLQEIIKNISDTLDSGNKPDSSASDHQCIQCQYLNFCNDR, from the coding sequence ATGGACATATTTGATACTGATTTATCTATACCTATTAATATAATTCGTGAGTGGTGTTTTTGTCCGAGAGTTGTTTATTATAGAGAGCTTTTGAATATAAAAACGCATAAGCCTTTATGGGTAGCACAAGGTGAAGACTTTCACAAAAAAGTTGAACATCTAGAAAAAAGGCGAAGTTTTAAAAGGTATGGTTTAGATAGTGCTACTAGGCATTTTAATGTTAGTTTGAAAAGTAGTAAATATCATATACACGGAGTAGTTGACTGGATTTTAGAAACAGATGAGTTTATATATATCGTTGAATACAAAACTAATCCAAACCCTAATAGCTTGGGACATAAATTACAAATAGTGGCTTATGCTTTACTAGCTCAAGAATCATACCAAAAGACTTGTAGAGTAGCATTTTTAACGTCTAGTAAAAAATCTTATGAAATACAAATAACTGACTATTTAATACAAAAATTACAAGAAATAATTAAAAATATATCTGATACTTTAGATAGTGGTAACAAACCTGACTCTTCAGCCTCTGATCATCAGTGTATACAGTGTCAATACCTTAACTTTTGTAATGACCGCTAG
- a CDS encoding glutaredoxin domain-containing protein produces MTQYFNKIILYRMVTPEKTCPYGLKAKALFEEKGWQFEDHILKTRAETDTFKQKYNLETTPLIFIDGKQIGGYSDLVEFLGEK; encoded by the coding sequence ATGACGCAATATTTTAATAAAATAATTTTATACCGCATGGTAACACCTGAGAAAACTTGTCCGTATGGTCTAAAAGCAAAAGCTCTTTTTGAAGAAAAGGGTTGGCAGTTTGAAGATCATATTCTAAAAACTAGAGCAGAAACAGATACTTTTAAACAAAAGTATAACCTAGAAACCACGCCCTTGATCTTTATTGATGGTAAGCAAATAGGTGGTTATAGTGACCTAGTTGAGTTTTTAGGTGAGAAATGA
- a CDS encoding thioesterase family protein has translation MKDQLKYFVYETKVLPEHIDPNNHLNNIVYLQWMQDIAIAHVKANGVFDITETNGLTWFAKKHTIEYLAQGFLGDDIIVVTWVESITKISTFRKYHIYRKSDKALLCKADTLWVMVNAQKGRPAKIPTELVEIFDKYNGFETDDIKNLF, from the coding sequence ATGAAAGATCAATTAAAGTATTTTGTCTATGAAACAAAAGTTTTACCAGAGCATATAGATCCTAATAATCATCTAAACAATATTGTATATCTACAATGGATGCAAGATATTGCAATTGCCCATGTGAAGGCTAATGGAGTATTTGATATTACAGAGACTAATGGTCTAACATGGTTTGCTAAAAAGCATACTATAGAATATTTAGCTCAAGGGTTCTTAGGTGATGATATTATAGTTGTCACATGGGTGGAGAGTATCACAAAGATCTCAACATTTAGGAAATATCATATTTATAGAAAGTCAGATAAAGCTTTGTTATGTAAAGCTGATACTCTTTGGGTTATGGTAAATGCTCAAAAAGGTAGGCCTGCAAAAATTCCTACAGAGCTAGTTGAAATCTTTGATAAATATAATGGTTTTGAGACTGACGATATCAAAAATCTTTTTTAA
- a CDS encoding sensor domain-containing diguanylate cyclase — MLNFSEKELKYLLENTPDGIHILDQKGNLIFYSESFMNNLGYSHDEMLGLNVADWDPFALHAQLSYIIRELIDKPEIFISKHLKKDGSLIDVEINAKGVVIDNKRYLFASQRTIHTRNTTQVDLANKLLVREKAKYKTILELASDGVFIMDFEGRLLEYSKKAQELLGYSDSEMEDLSVYDWDKNITQEEYSQIILALMKGPIEIERIHTRKDGSKYIAFITANIINIKDQELLYASARDITEQKENQRIIIEQNEQLEAIFQTALGGISLLSLEGKYEFVNNKYCEMLEYSSKEILDKSTFDFTDKESLDEYKAIFEEVAQKSIYEDFERVCVTKSGKLKRLRSSIALMPNNRQLLMTTVDNTDLFNAMNIITKQTYTDDLTKLDNKRSYNNHIKENLRLYDKYEMPFSMIIFDIDFFKRVNDNYGHLVGDKVLKELGSLVISNIRGVDTAFRIGGEEFALILKNTSLNNAVIVADKLRKVVEQELKTIKDQTITISLGVTQVINGDTTDSIYTRADTCLYTAKRKGRNCVVASG, encoded by the coding sequence TTGTTAAATTTTTCAGAAAAAGAATTAAAGTATTTATTAGAAAACACCCCTGATGGAATTCATATTTTAGATCAAAAGGGTAATCTTATATTTTATAGTGAATCTTTTATGAATAACCTTGGTTATAGTCATGATGAGATGTTAGGTCTAAATGTGGCTGACTGGGATCCTTTTGCTCTTCATGCTCAGCTTAGTTATATAATCAGAGAATTGATCGATAAACCAGAAATATTTATTTCAAAACATTTGAAAAAAGATGGCTCATTAATAGATGTTGAGATAAATGCTAAAGGTGTTGTTATCGATAATAAAAGATATCTTTTTGCATCTCAAAGAACTATTCATACAAGAAATACAACACAAGTAGATTTAGCCAATAAGCTATTAGTTAGGGAAAAAGCCAAATATAAAACCATTTTAGAGTTAGCTTCTGATGGAGTTTTTATTATGGATTTTGAGGGTAGACTTCTTGAATACAGTAAAAAGGCTCAAGAACTTTTAGGATACTCTGATAGTGAGATGGAAGATCTAAGTGTTTATGACTGGGATAAGAATATTACTCAAGAAGAGTACTCACAGATTATTTTAGCACTGATGAAAGGGCCTATTGAAATAGAGAGGATACATACTAGAAAAGACGGCTCTAAATATATAGCTTTCATAACAGCAAATATTATAAATATCAAAGATCAAGAGCTACTTTATGCTTCAGCTCGAGATATAACTGAACAAAAAGAGAACCAGAGAATAATTATCGAACAGAATGAGCAATTAGAAGCTATATTTCAAACTGCTTTAGGTGGAATTAGTCTATTGAGTTTAGAGGGTAAGTATGAGTTTGTTAATAATAAATATTGTGAGATGCTAGAATATTCTAGTAAAGAAATATTAGATAAAAGTACATTTGATTTTACAGATAAAGAATCTCTTGATGAATATAAGGCTATATTTGAAGAGGTAGCCCAAAAATCTATATATGAAGATTTTGAAAGAGTTTGTGTAACCAAATCAGGTAAGTTGAAAAGGTTAAGATCATCTATTGCTCTAATGCCAAATAATAGACAGCTTCTAATGACAACAGTTGATAATACAGATCTTTTTAATGCTATGAATATTATCACAAAACAGACATATACAGATGATTTAACAAAGCTAGATAATAAAAGGTCATACAATAATCATATTAAAGAAAATCTAAGGTTATATGATAAATATGAAATGCCATTTTCTATGATTATTTTTGATATAGATTTTTTTAAAAGAGTAAATGATAACTATGGGCACTTAGTAGGTGATAAAGTACTTAAAGAGCTTGGTAGTTTAGTTATATCTAATATTCGTGGAGTTGATACAGCGTTTAGGATAGGTGGAGAAGAGTTTGCATTAATTTTAAAAAATACTTCATTAAATAATGCAGTCATTGTAGCAGATAAACTTAGAAAAGTAGTTGAGCAAGAGCTCAAGACTATCAAAGATCAAACTATTACTATAAGTTTAGGTGTTACACAAGTTATAAATGGTGATACTACTGATAGTATTTATACAAGAGCTGATACTTGTCTGTATACTGCAAAAAGAAAAGGTAGAAATTGTGTTGTAGCATCTGGTTAG
- a CDS encoding radical SAM protein: MKHQLKWMAWETTRRCNLKCVHCRSSSECEVLGHPDFSTEEGFRIIDNIVEFANPVLVLSGGEPLLRADIFELAEYGASKGLRMALATNGSLVTDEICEKIKNSSISIVSLSIDGATAKTHDDFRSQKGAFEATVNAAKLFKKHGIPFLINSSFTKRNQHEIKDVYKLAKSLEATAWYLFMIVPTGRGEELMQELIDVNDYQDILNWHYDMEADEQDMLVRPTCAPHYYRIRFERNKEDNAKVRSRALSFGTGGGKGCIAGQSICLLDVDGNVYPCSYLPVSAGNVKEKSFADIWQNSDVMQDMRDFSAYEGKCGSCEFIKICGGCRARAYNIHGSYLAEEPFCNHMPIRMQ, from the coding sequence GTGAAACACCAACTTAAATGGATGGCATGGGAAACAACTAGACGTTGTAATCTCAAGTGTGTCCATTGTCGTTCATCTTCAGAATGTGAGGTGCTAGGGCATCCAGATTTCTCTACCGAGGAAGGCTTTAGGATCATTGATAATATAGTCGAGTTTGCAAACCCTGTATTAGTCCTTTCTGGAGGCGAACCACTTTTAAGAGCAGATATCTTTGAGCTAGCAGAATATGGAGCTAGTAAAGGTTTACGTATGGCTTTAGCTACCAATGGTTCATTAGTTACAGATGAGATTTGTGAGAAAATCAAAAACTCAAGCATAAGCATAGTATCTCTAAGTATAGATGGAGCTACAGCTAAAACACATGATGATTTTCGTAGCCAAAAGGGGGCATTTGAAGCAACTGTAAATGCTGCAAAATTATTTAAAAAACATGGTATACCATTTTTGATAAACTCATCATTTACCAAACGTAATCAACATGAGATCAAAGATGTTTATAAGCTTGCAAAATCTCTTGAAGCTACAGCATGGTATCTTTTTATGATAGTACCAACAGGGCGTGGCGAAGAGCTTATGCAAGAGTTGATAGATGTTAATGATTATCAAGATATTCTAAATTGGCATTATGATATGGAGGCTGATGAGCAAGATATGCTTGTGCGTCCAACTTGTGCACCACATTATTATCGTATTCGTTTTGAGCGTAATAAAGAAGATAATGCAAAAGTTCGCTCACGCGCTCTTAGTTTTGGTACTGGTGGAGGTAAAGGTTGCATAGCTGGACAAAGTATATGTCTACTAGATGTTGATGGTAATGTCTATCCATGTAGTTATCTACCTGTTAGTGCGGGTAATGTTAAAGAAAAATCATTTGCAGATATTTGGCAAAATAGTGATGTAATGCAGGATATGCGTGATTTTAGTGCTTATGAAGGCAAATGTGGCTCATGTGAATTTATCAAAATCTGTGGTGGCTGTAGAGCTAGAGCCTATAATATCCATGGTAGTTATCTAGCAGAAGAGCCATTTTGTAATCATATGCCAATTAGGATGCAATAA
- a CDS encoding GIY-YIG nuclease family protein codes for MKKGYVYILKCRDGTFYTGSTNNIDARVYQHNIGKGSNYTKKRLPVTLVYLEEFERVDEAFYREKQIQGWSHKKKQALIDSDFDRLISLCKGNVFDKI; via the coding sequence ATGAAAAAAGGATATGTTTATATTTTAAAATGCAGAGATGGTACATTTTATACAGGAAGTACAAATAATATAGATGCTAGAGTATATCAACATAATATTGGTAAAGGGTCTAATTACACCAAGAAAAGGTTGCCAGTTACTTTAGTTTACTTAGAAGAGTTTGAAAGGGTTGATGAAGCATTTTATAGGGAAAAACAAATACAGGGGTGGAGTCATAAAAAGAAACAAGCTCTTATTGATAGTGACTTTGATAGATTAATATCCTTGTGTAAGGGTAATGTCTTCGACAAGATTTAG
- the cas2 gene encoding CRISPR-associated endonuclease Cas2: MQLRKEYLIAYDIEDNKIRTTIYKQLLAYGLKAVQKSVFWGCVSIAELNAIKRLFDNSLDTFDKVFIARVNMQEQKLDYSFGYDEKVFKDWDEYGHI; the protein is encoded by the coding sequence ATGCAACTAAGAAAAGAATATTTAATAGCCTACGATATAGAAGATAATAAAATTAGAACCACTATATATAAACAACTCCTAGCATATGGTCTAAAAGCTGTACAAAAATCAGTATTTTGGGGTTGTGTAAGTATTGCAGAATTAAATGCTATCAAAAGATTATTTGATAATTCTTTAGATACTTTTGATAAAGTATTTATAGCAAGAGTGAATATGCAAGAGCAAAAGCTAGATTATAGTTTTGGCTATGATGAAAAAGTTTTTAAAGATTGGGACGAATATGGACATATTTGA
- the cas1 gene encoding type II CRISPR-associated endonuclease Cas1 — MKHLIISEYGIYLGLEAGRLVVKNKEDRKYFPLNRLATVAIAKRGISFSSDLIEQFSLRGIKLFFLDFRGVAHSMLVGANQHAVVQARINQYRYIETNALDISIRLISAKIKNQRATLSYFNKHHKSANLLKAIEELKRSTQIIKNAKTLNDVLGYEGYAANIYFSALAQDKFLSESFANREGRGSQEIANSMLNFGYAILSSYILNAITNAGLEPYLGFLHQKRPGKMSLVLDLMEEYRAWVVDRVVIKLREQYKNKKHMDTKLKSALISQIQATIAKKYIYKGKKLRLEHIIQRQVYRLSGEFAGEHNYKPYVFKW; from the coding sequence ATGAAACATCTAATAATTAGTGAATACGGAATATATTTAGGTTTAGAGGCAGGTAGATTAGTTGTTAAAAACAAAGAAGATAGAAAATATTTTCCATTAAATCGACTAGCTACAGTAGCTATTGCTAAAAGAGGTATTAGTTTCTCTAGTGATTTGATAGAGCAATTTTCTCTAAGAGGGATCAAGCTTTTCTTTTTGGATTTTAGAGGTGTTGCTCATTCTATGCTAGTTGGTGCAAATCAACATGCTGTAGTTCAAGCGCGTATTAATCAATATAGATATATAGAAACAAATGCTTTAGATATATCTATCAGACTAATTTCAGCTAAAATTAAAAATCAACGAGCAACACTTAGTTACTTTAATAAGCATCATAAATCTGCAAATCTACTAAAGGCTATAGAGGAGCTTAAACGAAGTACTCAGATTATCAAAAATGCTAAAACTCTAAATGATGTTTTAGGTTACGAGGGGTATGCTGCAAATATTTACTTCTCTGCTCTAGCACAGGATAAATTCTTATCAGAAAGCTTTGCAAATCGAGAAGGAAGAGGCTCTCAAGAGATAGCAAATAGCATGCTAAATTTTGGTTATGCGATATTATCTAGCTATATTCTAAATGCTATTACAAATGCAGGGCTTGAACCATATTTAGGATTCTTACATCAGAAAAGACCAGGTAAGATGTCTTTAGTATTAGATCTCATGGAAGAATATCGTGCTTGGGTTGTAGATAGAGTTGTTATTAAACTACGAGAGCAATACAAGAATAAAAAACATATGGATACCAAATTGAAGTCTGCTCTTATATCACAAATACAGGCTACTATTGCTAAAAAGTATATCTATAAAGGTAAGAAGTTGAGACTAGAACATATAATCCAAAGACAAGTTTATAGGCTATCAGGAGAGTTTGCAGGCGAGCATAATTATAAACCATATGTTTTTAAGTGGTAG
- a CDS encoding linear amide C-N hydrolase, with protein MCTNVFINKNEYKIEARSMDFPMNIAFQNCISYVGIDNTMDIVIDADKIPDSQLTSWKTRYGFFGRLAFDKCLTDGLNTQGLSFSFLYLDVTKHPTFNPEDKRKVLSVYYIGNFLLSMAKDVPEALKLIAEHQLVGGALELKPGTFVKNIPIHFSLRDSKGNTTVVEFVDGEVKVYENKGNILTNAPTYDWHLENIKEYKSLLEPFEDSNSQFSDKTINYKDTISSSRPEVAQLIGMPGDFSGVSRFVRAYILSQLVPEPQSNREACFHASSIINNVSVPPYEVSMTLWTTIKDLKNLIVSYKDIAAYQGNSPIGVYAAGINEGYISYDLKAMNFTDVPLEANKHIIKPTPKEKIIEIVNMSDVVGLERQ; from the coding sequence GTGTGTACAAATGTTTTTATAAATAAAAATGAGTATAAAATAGAAGCTAGATCTATGGATTTCCCAATGAACATAGCTTTTCAAAATTGTATAAGTTATGTAGGTATTGATAATACTATGGACATAGTTATTGATGCTGATAAAATACCTGATTCTCAGTTAACTAGTTGGAAGACTCGCTACGGTTTTTTTGGTAGATTAGCCTTTGATAAATGTCTTACAGATGGATTAAATACCCAAGGCTTATCATTTAGTTTCTTATATTTAGATGTTACAAAGCATCCTACTTTTAACCCAGAAGATAAAAGAAAGGTTTTATCTGTCTATTATATAGGTAATTTTTTGCTATCTATGGCAAAAGATGTTCCAGAGGCTTTAAAACTTATAGCTGAACACCAGTTAGTTGGTGGGGCATTAGAACTCAAGCCTGGAACTTTTGTGAAAAATATCCCTATACACTTTAGTTTAAGGGACTCAAAAGGTAATACTACAGTTGTAGAGTTTGTTGATGGTGAAGTTAAAGTATACGAAAACAAAGGTAACATTTTAACTAACGCACCTACTTATGATTGGCATTTAGAGAATATCAAAGAATATAAATCTTTATTAGAACCATTTGAGGATAGCAATAGTCAATTTTCTGATAAAACAATAAACTATAAAGATACTATTTCAAGCTCTCGTCCTGAGGTTGCTCAATTGATAGGTATGCCTGGAGACTTCAGTGGTGTATCTAGATTTGTAAGAGCTTATATTCTCTCACAACTAGTTCCTGAGCCTCAATCAAATAGAGAAGCTTGTTTCCATGCTTCATCAATTATTAATAATGTATCTGTACCACCATATGAGGTTTCTATGACTTTATGGACTACTATTAAAGATCTAAAAAACCTAATAGTCTCATATAAAGATATTGCAGCATATCAAGGTAATAGCCCTATTGGAGTTTATGCAGCAGGTATTAACGAAGGATATATCAGTTATGATCTAAAGGCTATGAATTTTACTGATGTGCCTCTAGAAGCAAACAAGCATATAATTAAGCCTACCCCAAAAGAAAAAATTATTGAAATTGTTAATATGAGTGATGTAGTTGGTTTAGAAAGACAGTAA